The Hemibagrus wyckioides isolate EC202008001 linkage group LG10, SWU_Hwy_1.0, whole genome shotgun sequence genome includes a window with the following:
- the tmem259 gene encoding membralin isoform X2, whose protein sequence is MSDNQGNLNNNNVPLNNNNNNGAANRLRNPNVNQNPLINVRDRLFHALFFKMAVTYARLFPPSFRRVFEFFVLLKALFVLFILAYIHIAFSRSPINCLEHVREKWPRDGILRVEIQRNSSRAPIFLQFYETEGFQGLVKEPDGDTEDTGRVPVHQEDEDEEEMTVDMFDNSSVRFELDIEPQLKPLVSDGAPGSGSNDTQDLSFSQAPSKVWPQEEYIVEYSLEYGFLRLSQTTRQRLNIPVMVVTLDPVKDQCFGDGFSRFLLDEFLGYDDILMSSVKALAENEENKGFLRNVVSGEHYRFVSMWMARTSYLAAFVIMVIFTLSVSMLLRYSHHQIFVFIVDLLQMLEMNMTIAFPAAPLLTVILALVGMEAIMSEFFNDTTTAFYIILIVWLADQYDAICCHTNTSKRHWLRFFYLYHFAFYAYHYRFNGQYSSLALVTSWLFIQHSMIYFFHHYELPAILQQIRIQEMLLQNQQAAQGNQTALQDNLNNNTTTNAVAQAGRPTAASSVTANGQERQSPLVQPQAEASNGLPTPAPSDQDWMSETAAIITDAIITEALSAPLLETTASTAGISVARSADTAGENREGSDSSAGPQEVGGNDEAGATPHVTNCREAEVDKTDMCQLDAKKESESHTEAATAGPHSAPS, encoded by the exons ATGTCAGACAATCAGGGCAACCTGAACAACAATAACGTGCCtttaaacaacaataacaacaatggCGCGGCGAACCGACTCCGAAACCCGAACGTCAACCAGAACCCGCTCATCAACGTGCGGGACCGACTCTTCCACGCGCTCTTCTTTAAGATGGCAGTCACATACGCCAGACTGTTCCCTCCGTCTTTTCGGCGGGTTTTCGAGTTCTTCGTCCTTCTGAAG GCCTTGTTTGTGCTCTTCATCCTGGCCTACATCCACATCGCCTTTTCTCGTTCACCCATTAACTGCTTGGAGCACGTACGTGAGAAGTGGCCACGTGACGGCATCCTGCGTGTGGAGATCCAGCGCAACTCTAGCCGCGCACCTATATTTCTGCAGTTCTACGAGACTGAGGGATTTCAGGGGCTTGTCAAGGAGCCGGACGGGGACACGGAGGATACCGGCCGagttcctgttcaccaagaggatgaggatgaagaagagatGACTGTTGACATGTTCGACAACAGCTCTGTGAGG TTTGAGCTGGACATTGAACCGCAACTGAAGCCTTTGGTGAGCGATGGCGCCCCAGGCTCAGGCTCGAACGACACCCAGGACCTCTCCTTCAGCCAGGCGCCCTCTAAAG TGTGGCCTCAAGAGGAATACATAGTGGAATATTCCCTGGAGTACGGTTTTCTGCGGCTGTCTCAAACCACACGACAACGTCTTAACATTCCCGTCATGGTGGTTACCCTGG ACCCAGTAAAGGACCAGTGCTTTGGAGACGGTTTTAGCCGTTTCCTCTTGGACGAGTTCCTTGGCTATGATGACATACTGATGTCCAGCGTTAAGGCTTTAGcagaaaatgaggaaaataaag gcTTTTTGAGGAATGTGGTATCAGGAGAACATTACCGCTTTGTTAGTATGTGGATGGCGCGCACCTCCTACCTGGCTGCCTTTGTAATCATGGTGATTTTT ACATTGTCTGTGTCCATGCTGCTCCGTTATTCCCACCACCAAATCTTTGTTTTCATAG TGGACCTCCTGCAGATGCTAGAGATGAACATGACCATTGCATTCCCAGCTGCGCCACTTCTCACTGTAATCTTGGCTCTTGTTG GAATGGAAGCCATCATGTCTGAGTTTTTCAACGACACAACTACAGCATTCTACATCATCCTCATCGTGTGGCTGGCGGATCAGTATGACGCCATCTGCTGCCACACCAACACAAGCAAGCGCCATTGGCTCAG GTTCTTTTATCTGTACCATTTTGCGTTCTATGCATACCATTACCGCTTTAATGGGCAGTATAGCAGCCTGGCTCTTGTCACTTCTTGGCTCTTCATTCAG CACTCCATGATCTACTTTTTCCATCACTATGAGCTGCCAGCCATCCTTCAGCAGATCCGCATCCAGGAAATGCTGCTGCAGAACCAGCAGGCTGCTCAGGGCAACCAGACAGCGTTGCAGGACAACCtgaacaacaacaccacaaccaATGCTGTGGCACAGGCTGGCAGGCCAACTGCAGCCAGCTCAGTCACTGCCAATGGCCAGGAACGCCAGTCACCCCTGGTTCAACCACAGGCTGAAGCTTCTAATGGCCTGCCTACTCCCGCACCAAGTGATCAGGATTGGATGTCCGAGACGGCAGCCATCATCACAGATGCCATTATCACGGAGGCGCTGTCAGCCCCACTACTGGAGACTACAGCATCCACTGCAGGCATCAGTGTGGCACGGAGCGCTGATACGGCAGGAGAGAATCGGGAGGGGAGCGATAGTTCAGCTGGACCCCAAGAAGTAGGAGGGAACGATGAGGCAGGAGCAACTCCTCACGTCACAAACTGCAGAGAAGCAGAGGTGGACAAAACAGACATGTGTCAGTTGGACGCcaaaaaagagagcgagagtcACACTGAGGCAGCCACAGCTGGCCCTCACTCCGCCCCCTCCTGA
- the tmem259 gene encoding membralin isoform X1, with translation MSDNQGNLNNNNVPLNNNNNNGAANRLRNPNVNQNPLINVRDRLFHALFFKMAVTYARLFPPSFRRVFEFFVLLKALFVLFILAYIHIAFSRSPINCLEHVREKWPRDGILRVEIQRNSSRAPIFLQFYETEGFQGLVKEPDGDTEDTGRVPVHQEDEDEEEMTVDMFDNSSVRFELDIEPQLKPLVSDGAPGSGSNDTQDLSFSQAPSKGMQPLRETVSEIEMLTRAVWPQEEYIVEYSLEYGFLRLSQTTRQRLNIPVMVVTLDPVKDQCFGDGFSRFLLDEFLGYDDILMSSVKALAENEENKGFLRNVVSGEHYRFVSMWMARTSYLAAFVIMVIFTLSVSMLLRYSHHQIFVFIVDLLQMLEMNMTIAFPAAPLLTVILALVGMEAIMSEFFNDTTTAFYIILIVWLADQYDAICCHTNTSKRHWLRFFYLYHFAFYAYHYRFNGQYSSLALVTSWLFIQHSMIYFFHHYELPAILQQIRIQEMLLQNQQAAQGNQTALQDNLNNNTTTNAVAQAGRPTAASSVTANGQERQSPLVQPQAEASNGLPTPAPSDQDWMSETAAIITDAIITEALSAPLLETTASTAGISVARSADTAGENREGSDSSAGPQEVGGNDEAGATPHVTNCREAEVDKTDMCQLDAKKESESHTEAATAGPHSAPS, from the exons ATGTCAGACAATCAGGGCAACCTGAACAACAATAACGTGCCtttaaacaacaataacaacaatggCGCGGCGAACCGACTCCGAAACCCGAACGTCAACCAGAACCCGCTCATCAACGTGCGGGACCGACTCTTCCACGCGCTCTTCTTTAAGATGGCAGTCACATACGCCAGACTGTTCCCTCCGTCTTTTCGGCGGGTTTTCGAGTTCTTCGTCCTTCTGAAG GCCTTGTTTGTGCTCTTCATCCTGGCCTACATCCACATCGCCTTTTCTCGTTCACCCATTAACTGCTTGGAGCACGTACGTGAGAAGTGGCCACGTGACGGCATCCTGCGTGTGGAGATCCAGCGCAACTCTAGCCGCGCACCTATATTTCTGCAGTTCTACGAGACTGAGGGATTTCAGGGGCTTGTCAAGGAGCCGGACGGGGACACGGAGGATACCGGCCGagttcctgttcaccaagaggatgaggatgaagaagagatGACTGTTGACATGTTCGACAACAGCTCTGTGAGG TTTGAGCTGGACATTGAACCGCAACTGAAGCCTTTGGTGAGCGATGGCGCCCCAGGCTCAGGCTCGAACGACACCCAGGACCTCTCCTTCAGCCAGGCGCCCTCTAAAGGTATGCAGCCGCTGAGGGAGACTGTCTCCGAGATTGAGATGCTTACGAGAGCAG TGTGGCCTCAAGAGGAATACATAGTGGAATATTCCCTGGAGTACGGTTTTCTGCGGCTGTCTCAAACCACACGACAACGTCTTAACATTCCCGTCATGGTGGTTACCCTGG ACCCAGTAAAGGACCAGTGCTTTGGAGACGGTTTTAGCCGTTTCCTCTTGGACGAGTTCCTTGGCTATGATGACATACTGATGTCCAGCGTTAAGGCTTTAGcagaaaatgaggaaaataaag gcTTTTTGAGGAATGTGGTATCAGGAGAACATTACCGCTTTGTTAGTATGTGGATGGCGCGCACCTCCTACCTGGCTGCCTTTGTAATCATGGTGATTTTT ACATTGTCTGTGTCCATGCTGCTCCGTTATTCCCACCACCAAATCTTTGTTTTCATAG TGGACCTCCTGCAGATGCTAGAGATGAACATGACCATTGCATTCCCAGCTGCGCCACTTCTCACTGTAATCTTGGCTCTTGTTG GAATGGAAGCCATCATGTCTGAGTTTTTCAACGACACAACTACAGCATTCTACATCATCCTCATCGTGTGGCTGGCGGATCAGTATGACGCCATCTGCTGCCACACCAACACAAGCAAGCGCCATTGGCTCAG GTTCTTTTATCTGTACCATTTTGCGTTCTATGCATACCATTACCGCTTTAATGGGCAGTATAGCAGCCTGGCTCTTGTCACTTCTTGGCTCTTCATTCAG CACTCCATGATCTACTTTTTCCATCACTATGAGCTGCCAGCCATCCTTCAGCAGATCCGCATCCAGGAAATGCTGCTGCAGAACCAGCAGGCTGCTCAGGGCAACCAGACAGCGTTGCAGGACAACCtgaacaacaacaccacaaccaATGCTGTGGCACAGGCTGGCAGGCCAACTGCAGCCAGCTCAGTCACTGCCAATGGCCAGGAACGCCAGTCACCCCTGGTTCAACCACAGGCTGAAGCTTCTAATGGCCTGCCTACTCCCGCACCAAGTGATCAGGATTGGATGTCCGAGACGGCAGCCATCATCACAGATGCCATTATCACGGAGGCGCTGTCAGCCCCACTACTGGAGACTACAGCATCCACTGCAGGCATCAGTGTGGCACGGAGCGCTGATACGGCAGGAGAGAATCGGGAGGGGAGCGATAGTTCAGCTGGACCCCAAGAAGTAGGAGGGAACGATGAGGCAGGAGCAACTCCTCACGTCACAAACTGCAGAGAAGCAGAGGTGGACAAAACAGACATGTGTCAGTTGGACGCcaaaaaagagagcgagagtcACACTGAGGCAGCCACAGCTGGCCCTCACTCCGCCCCCTCCTGA
- the med16 gene encoding mediator of RNA polymerase II transcription subunit 16: MDVVYVCEWERRTKSNHCPSIPLVCAWSCRNLIAFTTDLKNEDEDRDLSHMIHIIDVEHPWDVYSINSGHTEVISCLEWDQSGSRLLSADGDGQIKCWAMTEHLVNSWESTQSSSVEGDPIVALSWLHNGVKLALHVEKSGSTNFGEKFSRVKFSPSLTLFGGKPMEGWLAVTVSGLVSVSLLKPNGTLLSASESLSRLRGRVALADIAFTGGGNIVVATTDGSSSSPVQFYKVCVSVVSEKCRIDTELLPSLFMRCTTDPVRRNKYPAVTHLKFLTRENSEQVLLCASSQMGSIVECWSLRKEGLPVNNIFQHRSPVVGEKQPMILKWRILSATNDLDRVSAVALPKLPISISNTDLKVAADTKFCPGLGLALAFHDGTIQILHRLSLQTMGVFPGTTGSSQRTGDEPTIKRQRTGGPTVHFKALQFSWTSLALVGVDNHGKLHMIRVSPSMGQMLDMNILLRHLLFLLEYCMVTGYDWWDVLLHVQHSMVHNLVEKLHEEYMRQNQALQQVLSTRIVAVKASLCKLSLATAARACDFYAKLLLIAISSTLKSLLRPHVLNTPDKSPGDRLAEICTKNTDTDIDKVMINLKTEEFVLDGPPLQSLQQLIQWVGDFVLYLLANLPNQGSTVRPGFGFLRDGHSLGMLREMMVMIRIWGLLKPGCLPIYTATSDNQDSMSLLFRLLTKLWLCSRDESHPQEPDETLLDECCLLPSQLLVPSMDWLPINDGVITKIQSKHHLRLQFGKPCTLPGLNPNSQMEIFSRSPASQRMDNLRCLHMGISPTEDSKACTRCGCVTMLRSPNKTNAMKQWEQRWIKNCLCGGLWRKIPNSLT, encoded by the exons ATGGacgttgtgtatgtgtgcgagtGGGAGAGGAGGACCAAGAGCAACCACTGTCCTTCAATCCCGCTGGTGTGTGCGTGGTCCTGCAGGAACCTCATCGCCTTCACCACTGACCTGAAGAATGAAGATGAAGACAGAg ATCTGAGTCATATGATCCATATCATTGATGTTGAGCATCCCTGGGATGTCTACTCCATCAACTCTGGTCATACAGAAGTTATCTCATGCCTTGAATGGGACCAATCAG GATCCAGGCTGCTTTCTGCAGATGGGGATGGACAGATCAAGTGCTGGGCAATGACCGAACACCTGGTGAACAGCTGGGAAAGTACACAAAGCAGCTCGGTCGAGGGTGACCCTATTGTTGCCCTGTCATGGCTGCACAACGGAGTGAAGCTTGCTTTGCATGTAGAGAAG TCCGGTTCCACCAACTTCGGCGAGAAGTTCTCACGGGTGAAGTTCTCTCCATCGCTTACTCTCTTCGGTGGGAAACCTATGGAGGGCTGGTTGGCCGTGACGGTGAGTGGCCTTGTGAGCGTGTCCCTGCTGAAGCCGAACGGCACGTTACTTTCAGCCAGCGAGAGCCTGAGCCGCCTGCGTGGCCGCGTGGCCCTGGCCGACATCGCGTTCACGGGCGGTGGCAACATCGTGGTGGCCACGACGGACGGCAGTAGCTCCTCACCTGTGCAGTTCTATAAGGTGTGCGTGAGCGTGGTGAGCGAGAAGTGCCGCATCGACACAGAGCTGCTCCCTTCACTCTTCATGCGCTGCACCACCGACCCGGTGCGCCGCAACAAGTACCCTGCTGTCACACATCTCAAATTTCTTACCAGGGAAAACTCAGAGCAG GTATTACTCTGTGCATCCAGTCAGATGGGTAGCATCGTAGAGTGCTGGTCTTTACGGAAAGAGGGACTGCCGGTCAATAATATATTTCAGCATCGCTCACCCGTTG TGGGAGAAAAGCAGCCGATGATCCTGAAGTGGCGAATCCTTTCTGCCACAAATGACCTGGACCGTGTTTCTGCAGTGGCGCTGCCAAAACTGCCCATCTCAATTTCTAACACTGACCTTAAAGTTGCCGCCGACACAAAGTTTTGCCCAGGCCTtg GCCTGGCTTTGGCCTTCCATGATGGCACTATTCAGATATTACACCGTCTGTCCCTCCAAACCATGGGTGTGTTCCCCGGGACTACCGGCTCTTCTCAGCGCACAGGGGACGAGCCGACGATTAAACGCCAGAGAACCGGAGGTCCCACTGTGCACTTCAAAGCCCTGCAGTTCTCCTGGACTTCTCTGGCTCTGGTTGGTGTGGATAACCATGGAAAG CTGCACATGATACGGGTATCGCCCTCCATGGGCCAGATGTTGGACATGAACATTCTGCTGCGCCATCTCCTGTTCCTGCTGGAGTACTGTATGGTGACAGGCTACGATTGGTGGGACGTGCTGCTGCATGTGCAACACAGCATGGTGCATAACCTGGTAGAGAAACTCCATGAAGAGTACATGAGACAGAATCAGGCATTACAGCAG GTGCTGTCTACACGAATCGTAGCTGTAAAGGCCTCTCTGTGCAAGCTGTCTTTAGCCACAGCAGCTCGGGCGTGTGACTTCTACGCCAAGCTGCTCCTCATCGCCATCAGCTCCACGCTTAAATCTCTGTTGAGGCCTCACGTTCTCAACACACCAGACAAGAGCCCCGGAGACCGGCTGGCAGAGATCTGCACCAAGAACACAGACACTG ATATTGACAAGGTGATGATCAACCTGAAGACAGAGGAGTTCGTTCTGGATGGGCCTCCACTCCAGTCCCTGCAACAACTCATTCAGTGGGTGGGGGACTTTGTGCTGTATCTGCTGGCCAACCTGCCCAACCAG GGCTCCACGGTACGTCCCGGCTTCGGTTTCCTGCGTGACGGACATTCCCTGGGCATGCTGagggagatgatggtgatgatccgCATCTGGGGCCTGCTGAAGCCCGGCTGCTTGCCCATCTACACAGCCACCTCCGACAACCAGGACAGCATGTCTCTGCTCTTCCGCCTCCTCACTAAGCTCTGGCTCTGCT CGCGAGACGAAAGTCACCCTCAGGAGCCAGACGAGACGCTGCTGGACGAGTGCTGTTTGCTGCCCAGCCAGCTGCTTGTGCCCAGCATGGACTGGCTTCCCATCAACGATGGCGTCATTACCAAGATCCAGAGCAAGCACCATTTACGGCTGCAGTTTGGAAAGCCCTGTACGTTGCCCGGACTTAATCCCAACTCCCAGATGGAGATTTTCTCCAG GAGTCCAGCATCTCAGAGGATGGACAACCTCCGGTGCTTACACATGGGCATCTCTCCCACAGAGGACAGCAAAGCCTGTACCAG ATGCGGCTGTGTTACGATGCTGCGCTCCCCAAACAAGACCAACGCTATGAAGCAGTGGGAACAGCGATGGATAAAgaactgtctgtgtggaggccTCTGGAGGAAGATACCTAACTCTCTCACATGA
- the plppr3b gene encoding phospholipid phosphatase-related protein type 3: MMPAREATKKKPPKDSLTLLPCFYFVELPIVASSMVSLYFLELTDVLQPAQVGFRCHDRSLSMPYVESGEELIPLLMLLSLAFAGPAASIMMGEGIVYCMQSRLKIGSGNEGSINAGGCNFNSFLRRTVRFVGVHVFGLCATALVTDVIQIATGYHTPFFLTVCKPNYTLPGVSCDKNPYITKDICSGHDQHAILSARKTFPSQHATLSSFAAVYISMYFNSTISDNTKLLKPVLVFAFAIAAALTGLTQITQYRSHPIDVYVGFCIGAGIAVYLAFYAVSNFKPAQDSIPVPAPPPPKDALRALAQRGHDSVYNKGHASESNEEITSPSSLDGLNRPIQREKASLGSLKRASVDVELLAPRSPMGKETMVTFSNTLPRATAAGPEEPTRRLVTVPVPVDPMRSHQLVSEWKQKSLEMRSASLQSDEGSKEDSDLGEDTTEEESAPSTLYSTTVPQSAKPANAPTGARVVMPPKPPVPPPVSPKSASTRAKWLSITEKSGANIPGVLRVTNQPRIMQVIAMSKQQGLLSSTKSSEASSSSATSSITGTESPPYRPPSERDSGSGIITVDAHASHHPVVHMVSNPANPWEWRGSSNGNMSDSYELNDLNREGSRGYRQVKNSSPCSSTGEADPDSHKPFQTPQPPQPPQLPKLDQNMEGRSLRCKTPLVLIDRENPQNHQENFYKKLQSGRRFKE; this comes from the exons ATGATGCCTGCACGAGAAGCCACCAAGAAGAAACCACCCAAGGACAGCTTAACTTTATTACCCTGTTTCTATTTCGTAGAG CTGCCTATCGTGGCTTCCTCTATGGTCTCTTTGTACTTCCTGGAGTTGACTGATGTGCTGCAGCCTGCGCAGGTGGGTTTTCGCTGCCATGACCGCTCGCTCAGCATGCCCTACGTGGAGAGCGGAGAGGAACTTATCCCCCTGCTCATGCTGCTGAGTCTCGCCTTTGCTGGTCCCGCTGCTTCC ATTATGATGGGAGAGGGTATTGTGTATTGCATGCAGTCCAGACTCAAGATAGGGTCTGGGAATGAGGGAAGCATCAATGCTGGTGGATGTAATTTCAACTCCTTCCTCCGCAGAACAGTGCGTTTTGTTG gtgtgcatgtgtttggTCTTTGTGCCACGGCACTGGTCACTGACGTCATCCAAATTGCCACTGGCTACCACACACCCTTCTTTCTGACTGTATGCAAGCCCAATTACACCCTCCCTGGAGTCTCCTGTGACAAAAATCCCTACATCACTAAAGACATCTGCTCTGGCCATGACCAGCATGCCATTCTGTCAGCCAG GAAAACCTTTCCTTCCCAGCATGCAACTCTTTCTTCCTTTGCTGCTGTTTATATTTCA ATGTACTTCAACTCCACTATCTCAGACAACACCAAGCTGCTGAAACCTGTCCTGGTGTTTGCCTTTGCCATTGCAGCTGCCCTGACCGGTCTCACTCAGATCACACAGTACCGCAGCCACCCCATTGACGTCTATGTGGGTTTTTGCATCGGCGCTGGCATCGCGGTCTACCTG GCATTCTATGCTGTTTCTAACTTCAAACCAGCACAGGATTCCATTCCTGTTCCTGCCCCACCCCCTCCAAAGGATGCCCTGCGAGCACTTGCCCAGAGAGGGCACGACTCGGTTTACAATAAAGGCCATGCCTCTGAGAGTAACGAAGAGATCACGTCACCGTCTTCCTTGGATGGCTTGAACCGCCCCATCCAGCGTGAGAAGGCATCATTAGGTAGCCTGAAACGGGCCAGTGTAGACGTAGAGCTCCTTGCCCCCCGCAGCCCTATGGGTAAGGAGACTATGGTGACATTCAGCAACACTTTACCGCGTGCTACAGCTGCAGGCCCTGAGGAGCCAACAAGGCGTCTGGTAACAGTGCCTGTGCCTGTGGACCCAATGCGCTCACATCAGCTAGTCTCTGAATGGAAGCAAAAGTCCTTGGAGATGCGCAGTGCAAGTCTACAGAGTGATGAGGGCAGTAAAGAGGACTCAGACCTAGGTGAGGACACCACGGAAGAAGAGAGCGCACCATCTACATTATACAGCACCACTGTACCACAATCTGCCAAACCAGCCAATGCACCCACTGGAGCAAGGGTAGTGATGCCTCCCAAGCCGCCAGTCCCTCCTCCAGTGTCTCCAAAGAGTGCCAGCACCCGTGCTAAGTGGCTGTCTATCACAGAGAAGAGTGGGGCCAATATACCAGGTGTGCTCAGGGTGACGAACCAACCTCGCATCATGCAGGTCATTGCCATGTCCAAGCAGCAGGGTCTGCTATCCAGCACCAAATCCTCTGAGGCATCCTCTTCCTCTGCCACCTCCTCTATCACAGGCACTGAGTCACCCCCCTATCGCCCACCATCTGAACGTGACAGCGGCTCTGGGATCATCACAGTTGATGCCCATGCCTCCCACCACCCTGTAGTCCACATGGTCTCCAACCCTGCCAATCCCTGGGAATGGAGGGGATCCTCAAACGGGAACATGTCCGATTCGTATGAACTCAATGACCTGAACCGCGAGGGCTCTAGAGGATATCGTCAGGTCAAGAACAGCTCGCCATGCTCTTCAACTGGTGAGGCTGACCCAGATTCCCATAAGCCTTTTCAAACCCCTCAGCCCCCGCAACCTCCCCAGCTCCCCAAGCTCGATCAAAACATGGAGGGACGCAGTCTGCGCTGCAAAACCCCTCTGGTGCTTATTGATCGGGAGAACCCTCAGAACCATCAGGAGAACTTTTACAAAAAGCTGCAGAGTGGAAGACGTTTCAAAGAGTGA